A single window of Martelella sp. NC20 DNA harbors:
- a CDS encoding GMC family oxidoreductase, with product MDNQEFDFIIVGSGSAGCVLANRLSADSRNRVLIVEGGGSENAVNVSVPAGILSLYGNPRYDYAYVGVPQKDMNNRRIPVNRGKALGGSSTINSMVFIRGACSDYDEWAERGCAGWRWDDVLPVFKSLEHNMNGQSPDWHGADGELFVNRARDPNIVSKMFIAAGRAVGLSENTDFNDGTMEGVGIYDVTQKDGKRWSSYRAFLKPVENRPNLTVMTGVETRRVVMDGRRITGIEIAGADGVKVLTASREVILSAGSIGSPAILMRSGIGPAAMLKEAGVDVVHDLPGVGQNLRDHIDGMITTRSHSTRTLGLSLANLPAMIAAPFQYFLARKGMLTTNYVEAGGFARTRYAGKEPDIQFHFVPGYRSHRGKLIEYGHGYAIHTCVLRPKSVGELRLAGSGAVEIDHRFFSDPQDLETLVEGIKVARAIMADPVFEPIRGKEMLPGPGVVSDDDIRAYLRAEALTVYHPVGTAKMGTDAMAVCDPQNLKVNGVDGLRVADASIMPTLIGGNTNVPTMMIGERCARMVLSA from the coding sequence ATGGACAATCAGGAATTCGATTTCATCATCGTCGGCTCGGGTTCGGCCGGCTGTGTGCTGGCCAACCGGCTTTCGGCCGACAGCCGCAACCGCGTCCTGATCGTCGAGGGCGGCGGCTCCGAAAATGCCGTCAATGTTTCGGTTCCCGCCGGCATCCTGTCGCTCTACGGCAATCCCAGATATGACTATGCCTATGTCGGCGTGCCGCAGAAGGACATGAACAACCGTCGCATTCCGGTCAATCGCGGCAAGGCGCTCGGCGGGTCCTCCACCATCAACTCCATGGTGTTCATCCGCGGCGCCTGCTCGGATTATGACGAATGGGCCGAACGGGGCTGCGCCGGCTGGCGCTGGGACGATGTATTACCGGTTTTCAAGTCCCTCGAGCACAACATGAACGGCCAGTCGCCCGACTGGCACGGAGCTGACGGCGAACTCTTCGTCAACCGCGCCCGCGATCCCAATATCGTCTCGAAAATGTTCATCGCCGCCGGACGCGCCGTCGGCCTTTCGGAGAACACGGACTTCAACGACGGCACGATGGAAGGCGTCGGCATCTATGACGTTACCCAGAAGGACGGCAAGCGCTGGTCGTCCTATCGCGCCTTCCTGAAGCCTGTGGAAAACCGGCCGAACCTCACCGTCATGACCGGCGTCGAAACCCGCCGCGTGGTGATGGACGGCAGACGGATCACCGGCATCGAAATCGCCGGAGCGGATGGCGTGAAAGTGCTGACGGCGAGCCGCGAGGTGATCTTGTCGGCCGGTTCGATCGGTTCACCGGCAATCCTGATGCGCTCCGGCATCGGTCCGGCAGCGATGCTGAAGGAGGCGGGCGTCGACGTCGTTCACGACCTACCGGGCGTCGGCCAGAACCTGCGCGACCATATCGACGGCATGATCACCACGCGTTCGCATTCCACCAGGACGCTCGGCCTTTCCCTCGCCAATCTTCCGGCGATGATCGCCGCGCCGTTCCAGTATTTCCTTGCCCGGAAAGGAATGCTGACCACCAATTACGTGGAAGCGGGCGGTTTTGCGAGAACCAGATATGCCGGCAAGGAACCGGACATCCAGTTCCACTTCGTCCCCGGTTATCGCAGCCACCGCGGCAAGCTGATCGAATACGGCCATGGTTATGCCATCCACACCTGCGTCCTGCGGCCGAAATCGGTCGGCGAGCTGCGTCTTGCCGGCAGCGGCGCGGTCGAGATCGATCACCGCTTCTTCTCCGATCCCCAGGATCTCGAAACGCTGGTCGAAGGCATCAAGGTCGCCCGCGCCATCATGGCCGATCCGGTGTTCGAGCCCATTCGCGGCAAGGAGATGCTGCCCGGTCCCGGCGTCGTCAGCGATGACGATATCCGCGCCTATCTGAGGGCCGAGGCGCTGACGGTCTACCACCCCGTCGGCACGGCGAAGATGGGCACCGATGCCATGGCGGTTTGCGACCCGCAAAACCTGAAGGTCAACGGGGTCGATGGGCTGCGCGTCGCCGACGCCTCAATCATGCCGACGCTGATCGGCGGCAATACCAATGTGCCGACGATGATGATCGGCGAGCGCTGCGCCCGCATGGTGCTTTCCGCCTGA
- a CDS encoding amino acid ABC transporter substrate-binding protein, with translation MTKFTTPWLLALAGTTLLLAQPALANETIRVGAPLPLTGPLSPEGLKQQRGYDLWAETVNAAGGITAGDTTYDVEIVYVDYESQTPRAVQTAERLITADEVNFLFAPFGSGAAKAASSVAERYQIPMVAATASSVEVYDQGYEYLFGTFTPNNTLTDPLARIVADSGEDISTVAIYARNDLFPLSIAKEMEKSAAGNGIEVISFDEYAIGTMDHASAMTLMMRSKPDWIFATGYINDLILIRRQMADLGIEPKALTMLAGPAYQEFIDATGDHSNNVSSAAWWHPAVAYDGKDIFGTTADFVTAFETKYDATPDYAEASAAAAGAVLQLAIEEAGTIEPTAVRDALASMDAMTFYGPVHFGENGQIDSLEPPVFQIQDGTARTIYPEAIKQADMRFGGIE, from the coding sequence ATGACGAAATTCACGACGCCGTGGCTGCTTGCGCTCGCCGGCACCACATTGTTGCTGGCCCAGCCGGCACTTGCCAACGAAACGATCCGGGTTGGCGCGCCGCTGCCCCTGACCGGGCCGCTTTCGCCGGAGGGGCTGAAACAGCAGCGCGGCTATGACCTGTGGGCGGAGACCGTCAACGCCGCCGGCGGCATCACGGCCGGCGACACCACCTATGATGTCGAGATCGTCTATGTCGACTATGAAAGCCAGACCCCGCGCGCGGTCCAGACCGCGGAACGGCTGATCACCGCCGACGAGGTGAATTTCCTGTTCGCGCCGTTCGGTTCGGGTGCTGCCAAGGCGGCCAGCTCCGTCGCCGAGCGCTACCAGATCCCGATGGTTGCCGCGACGGCTTCGTCCGTCGAGGTTTACGACCAGGGCTATGAATATCTGTTCGGCACATTCACGCCCAACAATACGCTGACCGACCCGCTTGCCAGGATCGTGGCGGATTCCGGCGAGGACATCTCGACCGTCGCGATCTACGCCCGAAACGACCTTTTCCCGCTGTCCATCGCCAAGGAAATGGAAAAGTCGGCGGCCGGGAACGGCATCGAGGTCATTTCCTTCGACGAATACGCCATCGGCACGATGGATCATGCCTCCGCCATGACGCTGATGATGCGCTCCAAGCCGGACTGGATCTTCGCCACGGGCTATATCAACGACCTCATCCTCATCCGTCGCCAGATGGCCGATCTCGGCATCGAGCCAAAGGCTCTGACGATGCTGGCGGGCCCGGCCTATCAGGAGTTCATCGACGCCACCGGCGACCATTCGAACAATGTCTCGAGCGCCGCATGGTGGCACCCGGCCGTGGCCTATGACGGCAAGGACATTTTCGGAACGACAGCGGACTTCGTGACCGCCTTCGAGACGAAATACGACGCCACGCCCGATTACGCGGAAGCCTCCGCCGCCGCTGCCGGCGCTGTCCTGCAACTGGCCATCGAGGAAGCCGGCACGATCGAGCCGACCGCCGTGCGCGACGCGCTCGCCTCCATGGATGCCATGACCTTCTACGGTCCGGTTCATTTCGGCGAGAACGGACAGATCGATTCGCTTGAGCCGCCGGTCTTCCAGATTCAGGACGGCACGGCCAGGACGATCTATCCCGAGGCCATCAAGCAGGCCGATATGCGTTTCGGCGGCATCGAATAG
- a CDS encoding aminotransferase class III-fold pyridoxal phosphate-dependent enzyme — MTFDLPASTGDILKSDDHLVQSFADLNALKQEGARTAIVSARGTMVTDSDGNQLIDGIGGLWCVNVGHGRREIIDAIRTQLETLDFYSTFYTFTHPAAAALARKLSALAPGNLNKVYFGNSGSVANDSAVRILQHYNRRLGRPEKRMVLSRNGAYHGSTFLAIAMTTPEYSKGWDKAENIVHHLKKPHYWREGDGMSEAEFLDALMEDMRAAIERIGAENIACFIAEPIMGAGGVIVPPPGYHRRAEDICRAYDIKFVADEVVTAFGRLGHFFASQDVFGTTPDIITTAKGLTSGYQPLSATIMSDEIHEVISGPDGVFLHGMTYSGHPAASAAALANIALMESEKIPERVRTTGKLFEKTLKGLEDIEIVGEVRGSHFMAGIEFVSDKETRALFPEAMNIGMKVARRAQRKGLVARPLGHILILSPTLILSEAEIARIGAILRESILEVMAEVRG; from the coding sequence ATGACATTCGACCTTCCGGCGAGCACCGGCGACATTCTCAAAAGCGACGACCATCTGGTTCAGTCGTTTGCCGATCTCAATGCGCTGAAGCAGGAGGGCGCGCGCACCGCCATCGTCAGCGCCAGGGGCACGATGGTGACCGACAGCGACGGCAATCAGCTGATCGACGGCATCGGCGGGCTGTGGTGCGTAAACGTCGGCCACGGACGGCGCGAGATCATCGACGCCATCCGCACCCAGCTTGAGACGCTCGATTTCTATTCGACCTTCTACACCTTCACCCATCCGGCAGCCGCCGCCCTTGCCAGGAAACTCAGCGCGCTTGCCCCCGGCAATCTCAACAAGGTCTATTTCGGCAATTCGGGCTCGGTCGCCAATGATTCCGCCGTGCGCATCCTGCAGCATTACAACCGGCGTCTCGGCCGGCCGGAAAAGCGCATGGTGCTGAGCCGCAACGGCGCCTATCACGGCTCGACCTTCCTCGCCATCGCCATGACCACGCCGGAATACAGCAAGGGCTGGGACAAGGCCGAAAACATCGTGCACCATCTGAAAAAGCCGCATTACTGGCGCGAGGGCGACGGCATGAGCGAGGCGGAATTCCTCGACGCGCTGATGGAGGACATGCGCGCCGCAATCGAGCGGATCGGCGCGGAGAACATCGCCTGCTTCATCGCCGAGCCGATCATGGGCGCGGGCGGCGTCATCGTGCCGCCTCCGGGCTACCACCGCCGCGCCGAGGATATCTGCCGGGCCTATGACATCAAGTTCGTCGCCGACGAGGTGGTGACGGCCTTCGGCCGGCTCGGTCATTTCTTCGCATCGCAAGACGTTTTCGGCACCACGCCCGATATCATCACCACCGCCAAGGGGCTGACATCCGGCTACCAGCCGCTTTCGGCGACCATCATGAGCGACGAGATCCACGAGGTGATTTCCGGACCGGACGGCGTTTTCCTGCACGGCATGACCTATTCCGGCCATCCGGCGGCCTCAGCCGCCGCCCTTGCCAATATCGCGCTGATGGAAAGCGAGAAGATCCCCGAACGCGTGCGCACCACCGGCAAGCTGTTCGAGAAGACGCTGAAGGGGCTGGAGGACATCGAGATCGTCGGCGAGGTGCGCGGCAGCCACTTCATGGCCGGCATCGAATTCGTCAGCGACAAGGAAACCAGGGCGCTCTTCCCCGAGGCGATGAATATCGGCATGAAGGTCGCGCGCCGGGCGCAAAGGAAGGGGCTGGTCGCCCGCCCGCTCGGCCATATCCTCATCCTCTCGCCGACGCTCATCCTCTCGGAAGCCGAGATCGCCCGCATCGGCGCGATCCTGCGCGAAAGCATTCTGGAAGTGATGGCCGAGGTGCGAGGCTGA
- a CDS encoding branched-chain amino acid ABC transporter permease, whose amino-acid sequence MLYAQILLNGLVLGGLYACISVGFSLVWGVLNVINVLHGSFVVLGSYIAYFAYVHLGIHPFVSVVIAGALLFALGYVVQLGLINRVVGAPVLTTLVLTFGLDLLLNNGMLLAFSADYRSVQLANPLGSKVIAGLVLPLDRLVAMLLAGVLTGLLYLLLVRSKIGHAIVAVRMDREAAALMGVDVKKIYAITFGIGALMAGAAGSLLSLVFPISPLASSEYLSIAFIVCVLGGLGSIAGAIVGGLALGLIQSFGALFIGPQHGLTIAFVLLILLLIFKPTGIMGRRGYE is encoded by the coding sequence ATGCTATATGCACAGATCCTCCTCAACGGGCTGGTGCTGGGCGGGCTCTATGCCTGTATCTCGGTCGGCTTCTCACTGGTGTGGGGCGTCCTGAACGTCATCAACGTGCTGCACGGCTCGTTCGTGGTTCTCGGCTCCTACATCGCCTACTTCGCCTATGTCCATCTCGGCATTCATCCGTTCGTTTCGGTGGTCATCGCCGGCGCGCTGCTGTTCGCACTCGGCTATGTGGTGCAGCTCGGGCTGATCAACCGGGTCGTCGGCGCGCCGGTCCTGACCACGCTGGTGCTGACATTCGGGCTCGATCTTCTGCTCAACAACGGCATGCTTCTGGCCTTCAGCGCCGACTACCGCTCGGTGCAGCTGGCCAATCCGCTCGGCAGCAAGGTGATCGCAGGACTGGTCCTGCCGCTCGACCGGCTGGTGGCGATGCTGCTTGCCGGCGTGCTGACCGGCCTGCTTTATCTGCTGCTGGTCCGCTCCAAGATCGGCCACGCCATCGTCGCCGTGCGCATGGACCGCGAGGCCGCAGCCCTTATGGGCGTCGACGTCAAGAAGATATACGCGATCACCTTCGGCATCGGCGCGCTGATGGCAGGGGCGGCCGGCAGCCTTTTGAGCCTCGTCTTCCCGATCTCGCCGCTTGCAAGTTCCGAATATCTTTCGATCGCCTTCATCGTCTGCGTTCTCGGCGGGCTTGGCAGCATCGCCGGCGCCATTGTCGGCGGGCTTGCGCTCGGCCTCATCCAGAGCTTCGGCGCGCTGTTCATCGGTCCCCAACACGGACTGACGATCGCCTTCGTCCTGCTCATCCTGCTTTTGATCTTCAAGCCGACCGGCATCATGGGCCGCAGGGGGTATGAATGA
- a CDS encoding DUF1028 domain-containing protein, translated as MTFSIVARCRKTGQFGMAISSSSPAVAARCAFARAGTGAAATQNVTNPALGPAMLDVLAAGGSAQAAVEEAVSRDGFPAYRQLIAIGSEGPPAIHSGPNALGVWSSATGEHCAAGGNLLADEGVPAKMVAAFEASEGSLAERLIAAMKAGLAAGGEAGPVHSAGLLVVDKQAWPYIELRCDWLADACPIENIAAALAVYAPQADDYVTRALNPTAAPSYGVPGDE; from the coding sequence ATGACCTTTTCCATCGTTGCCCGCTGCCGCAAGACAGGCCAGTTCGGCATGGCCATTTCATCGTCATCGCCCGCCGTTGCCGCGCGCTGCGCCTTTGCGCGGGCGGGCACTGGCGCTGCGGCCACGCAGAATGTGACCAATCCGGCGCTCGGTCCCGCCATGCTCGACGTTCTGGCTGCGGGCGGGAGCGCGCAGGCGGCGGTGGAAGAGGCCGTTTCCCGGGACGGTTTCCCCGCATACCGGCAGCTGATCGCGATCGGCAGCGAGGGACCGCCCGCCATTCACTCCGGGCCGAACGCGCTTGGCGTCTGGTCGTCTGCCACGGGCGAGCACTGCGCGGCCGGAGGCAATCTTCTGGCCGATGAAGGCGTTCCGGCGAAAATGGTCGCCGCTTTCGAAGCGTCAGAGGGCTCGCTTGCCGAACGGCTGATTGCCGCGATGAAAGCGGGACTTGCGGCAGGCGGCGAGGCCGGGCCGGTGCATTCCGCCGGGCTTCTGGTCGTTGACAAACAGGCATGGCCCTATATCGAGCTGCGTTGCGACTGGCTTGCCGACGCCTGCCCGATCGAGAATATCGCCGCCGCATTGGCGGTCTATGCGCCGCAGGCCGACGACTATGTGACGCGGGCCCTGAACCCGACTGCGGCCCCTTCCTATGGCGTTCCCGGAGACGAATGA
- a CDS encoding helix-turn-helix transcriptional regulator → MRGAPGQVEAMLGETIAAVHSDRFAPLLAAWLRLALAFDNITILAYADGRPPTGLYAQAKEKSVHAGFDTVYRAGSYLLDPFYALHARRAPDGLYRLSDIAPDQFSRSDYYLAYYRATTLVDEVAFVATTTGDVSFHICLGRDASSGRRFSAAELSRGRQIAPVVNALSAQNWAEIRAAGSAPTDEDVLGALWQGMRDGHGIALTPRQTEVAFLILKGHSSLSIAARLGLSTHTVKVFRRQLYQRCGISSQAELFSLMMPIIAALPKPAQP, encoded by the coding sequence ATGCGCGGCGCACCGGGTCAGGTCGAGGCCATGCTGGGTGAAACCATTGCGGCCGTTCACAGCGATCGGTTCGCACCCTTGCTTGCGGCGTGGTTGCGCCTTGCCCTCGCCTTCGACAACATCACCATTCTTGCCTATGCCGACGGCCGGCCGCCGACGGGGCTTTACGCCCAGGCCAAGGAGAAATCGGTGCATGCCGGTTTCGACACGGTCTACCGCGCCGGCTCCTATCTTCTCGATCCGTTTTACGCGCTCCACGCCAGGCGCGCGCCGGACGGCCTCTACCGGTTGAGCGATATCGCGCCCGACCAGTTCAGCCGGTCGGACTATTACCTCGCCTATTACCGGGCGACGACGCTGGTGGACGAGGTCGCCTTTGTCGCCACGACGACAGGCGATGTTTCGTTCCATATCTGCCTCGGGCGCGATGCCAGTTCGGGGCGGCGGTTTTCCGCCGCCGAGCTTTCCCGCGGGCGGCAGATCGCGCCGGTCGTCAACGCCCTTTCGGCGCAGAACTGGGCGGAGATCCGCGCCGCCGGCAGCGCGCCGACGGATGAGGATGTGCTCGGCGCGCTCTGGCAGGGCATGCGGGACGGGCATGGTATCGCGCTGACGCCGCGTCAGACCGAGGTTGCCTTCCTGATCCTGAAGGGGCACTCCTCGCTGTCCATCGCGGCAAGGCTCGGGCTCAGCACCCACACGGTCAAGGTCTTTCGAAGGCAGCTCTACCAGCGCTGCGGGATATCCTCGCAGGCGGAACTCTTCTCCCTGATGATGCCGATCATCGCGGCCTTGCCGAAGCCGGCACAGCCATAG
- a CDS encoding LysR family transcriptional regulator produces METAFFQFETVAELGSIRKASEQLHISPSSVSRQIQKLEYTYGVELLVRQSQGVRLTPAGELILRYVKGRNKELQRLRAEIDALKNLESGHVIVYTVEGMIGGLLPRALARFGRHHPNITYQVMVAGTDGVMRAVAEDRCDIGISFQPFPRADIDTLLSLRQPVMAVMSRHHPLAGKQELTLGEARDQPVGLPDRSFGIRQLVDHVVKSEQLALNIRLETNSIDMMRQFALQDMGIVFLPAFSFERELASGELIGVPVKSTVLTLSTTEVCKRAEVELSPAARRLVDYIRQVADEFVGVA; encoded by the coding sequence ATGGAAACAGCCTTCTTTCAATTCGAGACTGTCGCGGAGCTCGGTTCGATCCGGAAGGCATCCGAACAGCTTCATATCTCTCCGTCCTCGGTCAGCCGGCAGATCCAGAAACTGGAATATACCTATGGGGTCGAACTGCTGGTTCGCCAGTCCCAGGGCGTCAGGCTCACGCCCGCCGGAGAGCTGATCCTGCGTTATGTGAAGGGCCGCAACAAGGAACTGCAACGGCTGCGCGCGGAAATCGACGCGCTGAAGAACCTCGAAAGCGGCCATGTCATCGTCTACACGGTCGAAGGCATGATCGGCGGACTTCTGCCGCGCGCGCTTGCCCGGTTCGGACGGCACCATCCCAATATCACCTATCAGGTGATGGTGGCGGGCACGGACGGCGTCATGCGGGCGGTGGCCGAGGATCGCTGCGATATCGGTATTTCCTTCCAGCCCTTCCCGCGGGCGGATATCGATACGCTCCTCAGCCTGCGCCAGCCGGTGATGGCGGTGATGTCGCGTCATCACCCGCTGGCGGGAAAACAGGAACTCACCCTTGGCGAGGCGCGCGATCAACCGGTTGGCCTGCCCGACAGGTCCTTCGGTATCCGCCAGCTTGTCGACCACGTGGTCAAGAGCGAACAGCTTGCTCTGAATATCAGGCTGGAAACGAATTCCATCGACATGATGCGCCAGTTTGCCCTTCAGGACATGGGCATTGTTTTTCTGCCCGCCTTCTCGTTCGAGCGGGAACTGGCGTCGGGAGAACTGATCGGCGTTCCGGTCAAGTCCACCGTGCTGACGCTTTCGACGACCGAGGTATGCAAACGCGCCGAGGTTGAACTCAGTCCGGCGGCGCGCCGGCTGGTCGACTATATCCGCCAGGTCGCCGACGAATTCGTTGGCGTTGCGTGA
- a CDS encoding flavin-containing monooxygenase codes for MSVEKTEVLVVGAGQAGIAMSEHLAKGGISHLVLERDRIAERWRTARWDSLVANGPAWHDRFPGLGFEDFDPDSFVPKDDIADYFVDYVQKIGAPVRCGVEVKAVRRNQGRPGFRAETSEGVIEADYVVAATGAFQTPIIPPVIPDKAGVTQIHSAAYRHPGKLEDGAVLIVGAGSSGVQIAEELLESGRKVFLSVGPHDRPPRRYRGRDFVWWLGVLNKWDMEAVPGVEHTTIAVSGAHGGNTVDFRELAERGIVLLGRTEAYEDGRLRFAADLKTNIEAGDANYLSLLQEADAYVTRNGLDLPEEPEAHVIGPDPDCMSNPLDTLDLAGAGITTVIWATGFGVDYSWLKVDALDENGRPAHHRGISAEPGIYFLGLPWQTRRGSSFIWGVWYDAKYLADHIDKQRGYLAYEGPETAKAETV; via the coding sequence ATGTCGGTTGAAAAAACAGAAGTGCTCGTTGTCGGCGCCGGTCAGGCCGGTATCGCCATGAGCGAGCACCTCGCCAAGGGCGGGATATCGCATCTTGTACTGGAGCGCGACCGGATCGCCGAACGCTGGCGTACGGCGCGATGGGATTCGCTGGTGGCCAACGGACCGGCATGGCATGACCGGTTCCCGGGCCTTGGCTTTGAGGATTTTGACCCGGACAGCTTCGTGCCCAAGGACGATATCGCCGACTATTTCGTCGACTATGTGCAGAAGATCGGCGCGCCGGTGCGCTGTGGCGTCGAGGTCAAGGCGGTCCGGCGCAATCAGGGCCGCCCGGGCTTTCGCGCCGAAACCAGCGAAGGCGTGATCGAGGCCGACTACGTGGTCGCGGCGACCGGCGCGTTCCAGACGCCGATCATCCCGCCGGTCATTCCCGACAAGGCCGGCGTCACCCAGATCCATTCCGCCGCCTACCGGCATCCGGGTAAGCTTGAGGACGGCGCTGTCCTCATCGTCGGGGCCGGATCGTCGGGCGTCCAGATCGCCGAGGAGCTTCTGGAAAGCGGCCGCAAGGTCTTCCTCTCGGTCGGCCCGCATGATCGCCCGCCGCGCCGCTATCGCGGCCGCGATTTCGTGTGGTGGCTCGGCGTGCTCAACAAATGGGACATGGAGGCGGTTCCGGGCGTCGAGCATACGACGATCGCCGTCAGCGGCGCACATGGCGGCAACACGGTCGATTTCCGCGAGCTGGCCGAACGCGGCATCGTGCTGCTTGGCCGCACCGAGGCCTATGAAGATGGCAGGCTGCGCTTTGCCGCCGATCTGAAGACGAATATCGAGGCGGGCGACGCCAACTACCTCTCGCTGCTGCAAGAGGCGGATGCCTATGTGACGCGCAATGGCCTCGACCTGCCGGAAGAGCCGGAAGCCCACGTGATCGGTCCCGACCCGGACTGCATGTCCAACCCGCTTGACACCCTCGACCTTGCCGGGGCCGGCATCACCACCGTCATCTGGGCGACGGGTTTCGGCGTCGATTACAGCTGGCTCAAGGTCGATGCGCTGGATGAAAACGGCAGGCCCGCCCATCATCGCGGCATTTCCGCCGAACCCGGCATCTATTTCCTTGGCCTGCCCTGGCAGACGCGGCGCGGCTCGTCCTTCATCTGGGGCGTATGGTACGACGCGAAATATCTGGCGGACCATATCGACAAGCAGCGCGGCTATCTTGCCTATGAAGGGCCGGAGACCGCGAAAGCCGAAACCGTTTAG
- a CDS encoding branched-chain amino acid ABC transporter permease: MKHPLIGLCFFAIIAFLPVFGDNYILRLGTMFAMYAVLSQSWNIIGGYAGYPSFATAAFFGLGAYTGAILQGLGLAMPLAWAAAGLMAAAFAAVMGAAILHLKGHYFAIASLVLAEVLLEITTSWTSLTGGGMGLNLPIIRMSVSAQARLFFWAMLALAVLTFLMSWYVSAGRIGFALRCIRQNEDASSMVGINTTLYKIIAFVLSALFVGSAGALYASWVFYIEPPDVYSVMTTIRPIVMTMLGGPGTLLGPVIGSGIFLVIEEVVWRNFLSIHAAVLGILIVGLIFYLPNGVVGAVMRRLRKRTKSKAETKP, from the coding sequence ATGAAACATCCGCTGATCGGCCTCTGCTTCTTCGCCATCATCGCCTTTCTGCCGGTGTTCGGAGACAATTACATTCTGCGCCTCGGCACGATGTTCGCCATGTATGCCGTGCTTTCCCAGTCGTGGAACATCATCGGCGGTTATGCCGGCTATCCCTCGTTCGCAACGGCCGCCTTCTTCGGTCTCGGCGCCTATACCGGCGCCATCCTGCAGGGGCTTGGCCTTGCCATGCCGCTTGCCTGGGCCGCGGCGGGTCTGATGGCCGCCGCGTTCGCCGCCGTCATGGGCGCTGCCATTCTGCACCTGAAAGGCCATTATTTCGCAATCGCCAGTCTGGTGCTTGCCGAAGTGCTGCTTGAGATCACCACTTCATGGACCAGCCTGACGGGCGGCGGCATGGGCCTCAACCTGCCGATTATCCGCATGTCGGTCAGCGCCCAGGCGCGGCTGTTCTTCTGGGCGATGCTCGCCCTTGCGGTGCTCACCTTCCTGATGAGCTGGTATGTTTCGGCCGGGCGCATTGGCTTTGCGCTGCGCTGTATCCGCCAGAACGAGGATGCCTCCTCGATGGTCGGCATCAACACCACGCTCTACAAGATCATCGCCTTCGTCCTGTCCGCCCTGTTCGTCGGTTCGGCCGGCGCGCTCTATGCCTCCTGGGTGTTTTATATCGAGCCGCCGGACGTCTACTCGGTGATGACCACGATCCGCCCGATCGTGATGACCATGCTTGGCGGCCCCGGCACGCTTCTCGGCCCGGTGATCGGTTCCGGCATCTTCCTGGTGATCGAGGAAGTGGTCTGGCGCAATTTCCTGTCCATCCATGCCGCCGTTCTCGGCATCCTGATTGTCGGGCTGATCTTCTACCTGCCCAACGGCGTCGTCGGCGCGGTCATGCGCAGGCTGCGCAAGCGCACGAAAAGCAAAGCGGAGACCAAGCCATGA
- a CDS encoding RidA family protein: protein MAHTRIRKFNTRDTYPEQKLDNDLCQAVVARGATIFLRGQCPQDLDTAENINSHDPVEQTHKVMQNIRQLIEEAGGSMDHLCKVVVYLTDVRNREAVYRTMGEYIKGVHPVSTGVVVTALARPDWLVEIDATAVIPD from the coding sequence ATGGCCCATACCCGTATCCGCAAGTTCAATACCAGGGACACCTATCCCGAGCAGAAGCTCGACAATGACCTCTGCCAGGCCGTTGTCGCGCGCGGCGCCACGATTTTCCTGCGCGGCCAGTGCCCGCAGGACCTCGACACCGCCGAAAACATCAACAGCCATGACCCGGTGGAGCAGACCCACAAGGTGATGCAGAATATCCGCCAGTTGATTGAAGAAGCGGGCGGCAGCATGGACCATCTGTGCAAGGTCGTGGTCTATCTCACCGATGTGCGCAACCGCGAGGCGGTCTACCGCACCATGGGCGAATATATCAAGGGCGTTCACCCGGTATCGACCGGCGTGGTCGTCACAGCCCTTGCCCGGCCCGACTGGCTGGTCGAGATCGATGCCACCGCCGTTATCCCGGACTAG